Below is a genomic region from Pseudomonadota bacterium.
GCAACTGCTACGAGGACAACATCTTCACGACGTTCTTCTCGTTGATCGGAGTGCTGCCCCCTTGCACCCCCTAGCGTCCGATCTTCCGCCGCCGAGCATGGTTTATCTGGATGAGACTCGGCTTGGAGACCACCGGTTCATCGGTGGGCCATTGCCGGCTGAACGCGTTGCCGTCGTGGGGGTGCTGGATGGCGCAGAAAAAAGTGCGGTTGTCTCCAGAAAACTCGGGTCCGCACACTTCCGCACCCGGTACGCCTGACAAAAACTGGCGCAGCAGGCCGCGGTCTCGGCCTTCGACGGGCACGGCGAACACACCGTCGTTCTGGCCGAAGCCGGCGCTGCCGCTGAAGAACTGCCCGTCGGTCGAGATCCACAGGTTGCCGCTGTCGTCGAACACGATGTTGTCCGGGTCGGAGATCGGGCTGACACCGGCCGCGATCGGGTCCGCTAGACCACCGAACTTGGTCTCATCGGCAGCCACCGCCGGGTTGCCGCACTTGATAAAGATGTTCCAGGTGAAGCTCAGCGCCGCAGCGTCGTCCCCATCTTCCTTGAGCTCGACGATGTGACCGTGCGGGTTGGGCGAGCGCGGATTGGCTTCGTTGCCCTGGGTGCGCTTCGAGTTGTTGGTCAGCGTCACGTACACGTAGCCGGTCTTCGGGCTGACATCGACGTCCTCGGGTCGATCCATGGGTGTCGCGCCGAGCACATCCGCTGCACCGCGTGGGTCCAGCAGCACCTCCTGCTGGTTGGCGTAACCGGCCACATCCAGCGGGTTGCCGGCAGCCCAGACGAGCGGCAGCCACTCACCGCTGCCCATTTCGTCACCGATCGTGTGGCCGGAGCCAAAGTGCGCCACGTACAGGATGCCCTCGTCGAGCAGGTCCATGTTGGCCGTACGGTCGCCAGCCTGGAAGCGCCCGCTGGAGACGAACTTGTAGACGTATTCGAAGCGTGCGTCGTCCCCGGAATAGCAGACCGCGCGCCCGTCTTTGGCCAAAACGCTCACGGCGCCTTCGTGCTTGAAGCGGCCAAGCGCGGAACGCTTCTTCGGCGTGGAGCTGGGATCATAGGGATCGATTTCCACCACGTAGCCGTAGCGGTGGTACTCGTTCTGGTCGCTCGATAGATCGAAGCGCGAATCGAAGCGTTCCCACTTGCGACGGCTCTCGCCGGACGGGGCCTTGATGCGACGGCTCAAATGGTTCGCCGGGTCCGCGGCGTCGAAGTGCGCAAAATACTGGTCGAAGTTCTCCTCGCACGTCAACAGCGTGCCCCAGGGCGTGAAGCCGCCAGCGCAGTTGTTGAAGCAGCCGAGGACGGTCGTGCCGCTCGGGTCGCGGCTGGTCTGCACGTAGCTCGAGCCGCGCAACGGCCCTGCGATCTGCATGGGTGTGGTGCCCGTGATGCGCCGGTTGAAGGGCGAGCTACGCTCGAACTCCCACTTGGCGCTACGCTCAGACTCCTCGCGCTCGTCGTCCATGTCGTCCATATCGTGGGCGCGCCCGCGCAGGACCAGCTCCGCCACCGTGACGCCGTGAGCCTCGATTTCGACGGCTACCTGCTCGGCGCTGGGGTTGCTCGAGTCGTAGGCAGGAAACATGTCGCCTCCCTTCGTGTACTCGTGGTTGACACAAATGAGCGCATGCTCGCTGAAGCGCTGTTTGCTACTCCGAAACTCTCTTCCAAGCCACTGCGCGGCGCGTGCGCCAAGCTCCCCGCTGCGTTGCAGCGAACGCCGTACGTACCAGGGTAGCGGAAACCAAACCACAAGGTCGGCGTTGAAGCCGAACTGGCGGGACTGGCTTGCGGCGCTTTGGTTATCGAGGTCCAGGGCCGGGGCGTTCGGAAACAACGGGTCGCCCCAGCGCAGAAGCACGTCGACTTCGTAGCCGGCAGGAACGACCACGTCTGGTTCGTTGCCTGGCATGACGGTTTCGAACCGAAGCTCCCCGTGCCCTCGGGCGGCGTTGGTCGCCACGGCGCGGCGCGGCTTGAGCAGCGCTGGTGCCACCACGAGCGCTGCACCCGCGGTCATGCCCTTGAGCATGCCCCGCCGCGCCAGCGCCCGGTTCAGCACGTTCTGGAAGTACTCGCCGCTCGCCCGTTCGGATCCACCCTGCGGT
It encodes:
- a CDS encoding DUF839 domain-containing protein, with protein sequence MQQEPRSDAACEQRNTQGGSEPQGGSEPQGGSEPQGGSEPQGGSERQCASEPQGGSERQCASEPQGGSERASGEYFQNVLNRALARRGMLKGMTAGAALVVAPALLKPRRAVATNAARGHGELRFETVMPGNEPDVVVPAGYEVDVLLRWGDPLFPNAPALDLDNQSAASQSRQFGFNADLVVWFPLPWYVRRSLQRSGELGARAAQWLGREFRSSKQRFSEHALICVNHEYTKGGDMFPAYDSSNPSAEQVAVEIEAHGVTVAELVLRGRAHDMDDMDDEREESERSAKWEFERSSPFNRRITGTTPMQIAGPLRGSSYVQTSRDPSGTTVLGCFNNCAGGFTPWGTLLTCEENFDQYFAHFDAADPANHLSRRIKAPSGESRRKWERFDSRFDLSSDQNEYHRYGYVVEIDPYDPSSTPKKRSALGRFKHEGAVSVLAKDGRAVCYSGDDARFEYVYKFVSSGRFQAGDRTANMDLLDEGILYVAHFGSGHTIGDEMGSGEWLPLVWAAGNPLDVAGYANQQEVLLDPRGAADVLGATPMDRPEDVDVSPKTGYVYVTLTNNSKRTQGNEANPRSPNPHGHIVELKEDGDDAAALSFTWNIFIKCGNPAVAADETKFGGLADPIAAGVSPISDPDNIVFDDSGNLWISTDGQFFSGSAGFGQNDGVFAVPVEGRDRGLLRQFLSGVPGAEVCGPEFSGDNRTFFCAIQHPHDGNAFSRQWPTDEPVVSKPSLIQINHARRRKIGR